A portion of the Luxibacter massiliensis genome contains these proteins:
- a CDS encoding VOC family protein encodes MNLRSNIVVQIGIIVKDINKSAKQLADFLGVEVPPIFESNPENQKYHGKPSSGKVKQVLFNLHNTQIEMLEPIGEGDTAWHESLEKYGEGPHHIAFRCEDVDEEIKRCEGLGMITSQTGESPRAKYVYMDDMEHSKMFYEILQFKTDDNPMEKLFHMKEVKD; translated from the coding sequence ATGAACCTTCGTTCTAATATTGTTGTTCAAATAGGAATCATTGTGAAAGACATTAATAAATCAGCAAAGCAGCTGGCAGATTTTTTGGGGGTTGAGGTACCGCCTATTTTCGAATCCAACCCAGAAAACCAAAAATATCATGGAAAACCTTCTAGCGGAAAGGTAAAACAGGTGTTGTTTAACCTGCATAATACACAGATTGAGATGTTGGAACCCATAGGAGAGGGAGATACTGCATGGCATGAAAGCTTAGAAAAATACGGTGAAGGCCCCCATCATATCGCGTTCCGCTGCGAGGATGTGGATGAAGAGATTAAACGCTGTGAAGGGTTGGGCATGATAACGAGCCAGACAGGGGAATCTCCCCGTGCCAAATATGTGTATATGGATGATATGGAACATAGTAAGATGTTCTATGAAATCCTCCAGTTTAAGACAGATGACAACCCCATGGAAAAGCTTTTCCATATGAAGGAAGTCAAAGATTGA